ACTGACTCCAAGGCCGTGATAATGGAATGGCTCAGTGTGGTGACAGGGCGGAGCAAAGTAAGATGTGATCTATACGATGCGAGGATAGCCTACAACGGTTTTATCGGATGAGCGGAATATCGGGTGCATCTATTGCGGAAAATACCAGTCACTAGGTACGATAGTACTGTCCTGTACATACTATGTACGAGGATATCTGCTGCGTATGCGAGTCTCGAAGCGAAACGAGACGAAACACAGCATAGCTTGCTTAAGTGAGCAACGGTTGGTTATTCGCCGGGAGCTCAATAGCTACGATAATTATGGCCTCGGGTTAGGTTTCCAGCCGTCATTGTATTGCACGAAGCGGTCTACGTGCTCACAAAGGTCACCAGATAAAGAATTCAATAGAAAGTGGATCGTAACGGCGAAGGAAGCcccaagaaagaaaaaagacttTTACCTTATACAGCTGAGCAGGATGCAGTAACTTTGAGTTAAGAAATCCTGCAGCGTCGTTTAGCGGATATCTCCGTGGGAAATTACCGAAACTGGCAAAAACAAGGTTTTTTTAGCACCAAGATCGCTTTGCCGAAGATCGGTAGACAAGGAAGATGGGAAATGGGAGAAAGCCACCGCACGGATAATTACCAACGCTGACCAAGGCTGAAGATACCATGCCCTAAGCACGGATGCGGCGGAATATTTTTAAAAGCCAGCCACACGGATCCCTCGCTAATGATAGCCAAGCTCGGGGCGTATTTCCGGAAATCAAAACTTGGTTTTCTGGTACCGCACAGTGTGCAAGCGAAGGTTTCTGGAAAGAGGAAAGCACGGGGTCCTGGGAACGGTCGTTGATTGGATCACTGGGGTCACTGCTATTTTTAGCCAGAGATTGGAGATCTGAGATGAAGTTCGGAGATCCAATTGATCAAAATGTAACATCTGATAATGCGTCTCATTTCGGTGCATTTGATGCCGTTGTCTCTAGCGAGTCAGAGATGTAACACTATCTGGACCTTCTGTAGAGCACCTGAGCACTTACTGGAAAAGTTGCCGGGGTATGACAGGCAACATCGTGGCCTAGTGCTGACAGCTGAGCTCAGGTGGCTTGTTACCGGAGCGGACCGTCACAGCCTGGAAAAACGGCCGAAGGTAAAATACCCCCTTCTGACAGTACCTCGTATACATCCACAACCTTgtatccacagctcatgattCGAAACCGGCGATTCCTGAAGGTTGATATTTCCCAAAAGCGAGACAGGGTGGAATTCCGGAGTCTCAGCCTCAACTCGGTGCATCCGCAGCTGCTGATATTATAGAATGCGATGACTGTACAGGGCACATAAGGATACGAACGGCGAAGGCTGGAAGTTGGTGTTGGATTATTCAGATCTCACATTCAAAAGTTTCCTCCCAGCAACAGCGGTCTATGGCCCATAGCTCTGACAAGAATAGGTCGCCATGGACATAGATCTGCTAGTCTTGTTCGATAATATCGTAGCGGATGTAGCAAGTAGGCGGGAATTCCCGAGTTTGGGGACGGTTTTCGAGGATCAGGGTAGTAGGTCTAAGCTCGTCAAGTTAGCCAAATCGGAATAGAGCAGCAAGTATGAATGATACAAGGATCTTATCGACAAGATCCCAGTAAACCCCTCACTCACTATCACATCGTCTCAGGAGATCACACACAAGCAGCGTCAGGGATGATGGGCAATCGAATGACACTTGCAGATACCCAATAATATGAGCAGTATAATGGCGCAAAGAAGACAATCGATAATGTTGACGATGACGAGAAGTCGATTTTGGATGAGGCTGAAGCTGCATCTATCCCCAGACACGTGCTTCGTACGTTGCATCCTGGACAATGTGACTGTTGAGTCAAACACGTCATCGTCGAGTAATCCCAGCACTATTATCGGACTTAATTACCTTATAATGATGCCTGCGGTATTATTATTTTGTACCTGGTGCATACTGTCAATGTCCAGTTGTTTTAAGATGACCATGTAATAGACTGACTGGTCTTACCATTATGACAGGAGATCCTGTCCCATACTGTTGGAACTGTCATGTATCAGTCTGCCGTACAGCGTACAATACCAGGTGTATTTTTGTAATACCGTGCAGTATCAACGCATTAACGTCCAAATGACTCATGCAGTGGTCTGTAAGCGATCTGTGCAAAAGGGTGCGGGAATCGGAAATGCCAAGGGATGCGCATCATCAATGCAAACATCCCCGGATTATGTCTACTATTGGCGTATAAGCAGGCGATAGTAGTGAGGACTGTGCGGGCTTAtggcctttttctttttatctcCTGTAGATCGCTTTTATTTGTCATTAATATTTGCTTGTTAAATAGAAGATATTACATTGTACAGAGGCTTCCCCATAAAAGCGTTTCCCCCTAAGCCAAACCGAAGTAAGCTTACAATGTTACAGGAAATACACATACAAATACAGTTATGACATGACAATGGGCGTTGTAATACACGCTAATGCAGCATATGCAGTAACCAGTATGGCGGGATGCAGGGATtgtcaatttttttttttttcaccaTTTGTGCTCTGCCGCGTCGGAGAAAAAATGAGAGGCTTTATCGAGGACTATGACGTCACTTTTATTCATTGCttaattttctttttcgatTGTGTATCcctttgcctttttttttttttttcatccTTCTTCTGTCGCATTTCTTAATTCACAATTCACAGATTTCAAAATAAAGCATGCAAGTACTAATCATGTCACAAGAAGGAGATTACTGAGGTAGGTCGGTCGCATTAGGGGAGGGGAATGACCGGGGCACTTGCAGCCAGGAAAATGTGATGATCATAGCCAAGGAGTTCGGATGCAAGATCACAACAGAAACACTGTCAATTGTGGTCCATAGCGTTGAATTAAACATCAATAATATGAGAAATGCCTGTAAATCGCTCAGGAGAAACAATCGTATCCCTGTAGCCAACCAAACGGTAGTGGGCTGTACTCGGCAGTACTGCTCCATACTACCGAGCACTAGGCCAGTTCATCACAGCTTAGGGCAATGGATTATTGAGGTCTGAAACACCAGCGTCAAGTCACGGGGCAGGATTCTGCATCTTAGGGCTTTTTCTCCAACCACTCATATTGTCGCTGTTGCTCTATTCCCACCctccttggcttcgtggcaCGTCACAGCACGGCTTGATCGTGCCGTGGAAGAAGCCCGGCGGCAATTTGGTAATCAACCAGGCcgtgttttttctttttcgttttCGTTTGATCAACAGGATTGTCAGCGCACATGTCGCTGCTGTATTTGTACAGTGTACGGCGAGTAATACTGGATGGAGCACACACCGGCAGCGCCGAGTACGCTGAGCTGTGTGCGGTCAGACCCAAATAACGCCCCCGCCAGGAGGAGCACGCGAGATTCCACGATAACAGCGGCGAAAAAAGATGATCAAGATGATCGCATACGGGCTGCTCaccgtacggagtactccgtccATGAGCGCTTACCTGTACAGGGTATTCCGTCCGTACGGCGCTGCTTGGGAGGGGTAAGTTTTTTATATAGCGATATATACCGGTATTGACCTCTTGAACCACTTATAAAATACCCTACAAGGCAGGACCCTGAAGTGATCCGCGAACAGTCAATCAATTCAATCAATCACTTTCGTTCGTTTCTTCCCGATGGTCCGCAGCGTAGTTAGCCGCTAAGTTCTTCAACCCCTCTCGGCCGCTCCTCTCCGGGCGCTACGCCGCTGTATCTCTGCTATGACAGCAGCAAGATTTCTTCGGAATTGATGACATATTACTTTGATAGATTGATTGCCGTTCCGCTACAGCCGCGACTTACCCCATACTGCAGCTTGTTATGGAGTACATAGGACAGATCACGTTGTGCACGGTTCGGTCGGGAGCGGTAGGACCGGATGATGGCGGCGCTTTCATCCAAAATACTCCGTACCAAGCAGTGCAATAGTACGGCGCTTTACTCTTTGAAGGGATCTCATAGATGGACTAATGTGCGCTTCCCATGAAGGCAGCAAGCAGTGTGTGATGAATCAAAACCCGAACGgtaggttttttttttttaaaaaagaaaaaaaaaagacagaaAGACGGTAAAAAGATAGCACGCACTAAAACCTCTTGATGAATACCGAGCGATATGATAAATTGCGATAATTGGCAAGAAGACCCGACGATTGCCCGAGTACCGACCTCTTGTACACGGACAGAATACGATGCCCACCCATTCTTGTGGATGCAGTTGATAAGGCATTTACATTTGCGTTCCCATCCCACATGCAGCGTTTCTTCTGCTTGGTTGGTCAGCGAACGATATGACATATCCACTGACAACTGACAACGTACTGCAGTCCTACGATATCTTTGCATGACATCAACCGGTGTACCGTGCCGGCATGCATACCGAAAAGGATTGTATGGAGGGCAGGTAGATCACACATGGCCAACTCAGCAACGCGGTTTCAACGATGCGGGGTTGGGATGCACTTACAGTGACCTTGAGATGATAGGTGTATTCTCAGCCGATCGCATTGGGTACCTACTAGCAGAAACTGCAGTATGAAGAACAGAGGATTTTATGTATAAGGCAAAGATCTACCAATATGTGCAATACTTTGTACCAGAGACTGATGGTACGTATTACCTGTATCCCCAAGCGCCTAGGGAGCGGACATGATTGACGGATGTACCATATCAACAACAGGTCCAGGCGTACAATATGGTCAAAGTGCCGCGTTGGTATCCGAATTCATCGTCCACCATCCTAGAGCGGCTTTCCACTACTTTAGTAGAGAATTATTTGCTGATACTGTTCGATTCGATGACAGTACGCTTCACTTGACTCGTCACCCGCCGTCGTGCCGGATTCTATGGTCGGTCTGAGACCGAAATTCATGATGCTCCGACGTCGTCTATGAAAGATTTGTGTCATGGTGCAGGTCGGCCGGCAATGGCTCAAGCCACCAGGCATGATGTCTGAGAGACACGAGGCCTGTTGTTACAAGGTTTCGCGTATATAGTTGAGAGGATAGCGGCGAGGCAGGTCCGACTGGATGGTTCACCTTTGAATGGCTTAGTTATAGTCAGTCCTGCATCAACAGTCTCTCATGCACACATGGTCTCTCCAGGAAGGAAACCCCGATAACAGATGAACGAACTAGTTGGGACAAATGAGCCGGCTACTGCGAGCTTAGCATAGCCGCAGCTCCCGGGTCATAATGAGCTCCCTGGACGCTTAGACCCTTGACGATGAACAGTCGGCCTCGTCTTGACTCTTGATGAGAGTATGCTCGCACCCAGGACGATATCATAGTCAAGTTCAGAACTAGTCAGTTCTCAGTTCCATAACACGTCTCTTATGGCCATATAGAAGATGACATATCTGTTGGTCTCTGCGTTAAGCCAGGAAATGTGCGAATTGATTGACTTTTTCTAGGGAGTTAAAGTGAAAATGAAAAGGGAAAGTTGGGAGAGAAACTGGACCGTAGGAGGCGGAAGACACGAGCCCTGTCCTATCACATGATTACTTGCGTTTCAAGAAGGGCTTTATCCGTCTCGCACACCCAGATTTAGCCACCCAAAGTTCTTTCTTAAAAAGACTCACTTGATGACGTACTTCGTACTATGGCACTTGCAGTCCATACTGCTCAAGCGCTGTGGAGATCTCTTCTCCACAGCATATGAAGCTTTCCCCTTTGCCCTAACAGGCAGTCATTTGACTTATGCTTTGCCGCTAACCTGCCACGGACTGGATGATCCCAGCTTCAACGGCACAAATGGTGATCGATTCGGAAATATGCTGGTGATTATCGGCCCTGGCTGAACGTTGGACGATACACAAAAGTTTACTTGGTGTACAGAAAAGGGCCCCAGGCACCAACCACTGTGTCGGGAACAGTGAGGGATCCCTCGACTAATGATGCTGTATTTTACATGCACAATTACGGGCGGTTACGTGCACGTTCGTATGTTGGTAATAATCACGATACAGCTCTAAAGAGTGGGGAAAACAGCAAAAGGAAACTCACCAGGCTCCATTATTGTTATTTTATGTCGTCACAGATCTTGCTTTTTTCTATCTCATTTTCTGATCTCCTATCTATTTTATGATTATTATTTTGTAAGAAAAAGGTACAATgtaagaaaaagagaataaATGATGATACGGGCCAATAGTTTCGCAGGGGGGCATGTTGATCATTATTGCCTAAGAGAGCCACAGAACCCAGATGGAAAAAAGTGAAACAGAGTCTCAGCCCTTTTTTCTAACTGCGAGATTGACAGTGACAGGATCCTTTTCTTGCCCCAGGAATGATCGTCCAATGGAACGGCAGATCGTGGGGTCGTCCAGCGATACGGTATGTCAGGTATGTCAGGTAACTTTCCGTAATTTTATTACCCTTAATTAGCAGCTTTAGCGTCAGAAAAGGGGCAATTATTCTGTCGTCCTCGCTGTAGTACTGTGAGTAAATGCCACCGGTTTCAGAAGGTATGCATTCCCTTCACCcgttctccttttcttgtgTTTCCAGGGGAGTCAGTATGAAGTTCGAGAACTTGCCAGCAAAGTTCCAGATCGTTCTGTAATTTGAGAAATATCATCACTGTTATGGCACACTGCCATCATCGCGTATCCAGACTTGCTGTTCCAGCGGCAACTGGGGAGAGCAATAATGGCAGGTAATTATCAATACTACTTGTACTCGTTTCATGCATTTTTCATTACGTACATCAAATAGATTACATGAGTATAAAATACAAATTAcacacatacatacatacatactccGTAACTGCTTCGTACGTCAGGGGCCCACCCCagcttttctcttttccttccaATTTCCATCGAAACGGCGTCTTTTTCGCCCTCCACCAATGCCTATTCGTGCctgttctttttctctctgaCTCCTGCCCACTgatttctctccctcttgAATGTTTTAGTAtattttccttctctttccctaTTTATCGTCTGCTTTCACTCATCGTCATCCATCGGACGGATTGCTTGACATTTTCGCGAAACATTCCACCATCATATTCTTCCGTCGCATGATCGCTGTCAATCCGTTCTGCTACCGCTGCAAGTTCTCCTCCCACGTAATAGTGCAGCAACTTCCGACATAAGCAGCCAGCCTTCTTTTGCCCAACTCGGTCCAATCGCCGACTCGTTTTCCTTGCCTTCCTTGTTTCCGCTTTGGACCGCGTGCGTCTTACAAACTACGGTGTGTTGGCAGGCAGGTCATTCCATCCTGCACGCGCCTTGTCTGCCGTCGGGGCCGAGTCGTCTTGGTGCGATCATAGCCCTCTCTATCATTCTTTCTCAGCCTTCCTATTTATCGGTCTGCGTCTGCTGTGAGTGAGTGAGTGAGTGTGTTCGTATCTACCCGCATGCCCCGTCGCATTTCCCGCACGGTGCCTTGAGGTCTGCCTTGTTGGAATTACGCGGTTATTTTTACAAACCCCCtcatatatacatatatgcACATCCCCGGACAAGGACATCCTGTTGACAACAAAGCATTTGTGCAGTACAGGATCCATACGGTCTTTGAAACGTGCGTGCAACCCGGTACTTTCTCCGTCTCTTTCCGCCTTTCTGACGAGTTCCAGTCAACCGGACTGTCCGCTGCAACCCACCCAGTCTATCTGTTTCTGTACGTCTTGGCTGTCTGTTTTCCTGCAGAAAGACAGCTTTCCCCGCGTGTCAGAGATCGACAATCCGAAGAGGGGTAATCCAGCGAAACGGGAAGAAATCTTGATTGAGGTTCAAACGGAAGCGTTGGAAAACAACGCGCAACAGGAAAATCGATATATAAAAGACGCAAGGCTCAGCCGATCGCCCGGGAAATAAGCAAAACGGACTCGGCAGATTTTCCAGTCATTGTCGTGCCTCCTCTTTCCCTTTTGATGAGCTGAACAGCCTTGTTTTATCCCGGCTATTGTCGCAAGTGGGCTATTGTCTCGATTCGTGCGAGGTCAGGTCACCTCGTGAAACCTTATTGTCACACAACATCTGCGCCCGTTTCCAACTGCTCTTCAGGAACGCCtgctctctttcctttccgcGAGCGCTCTCCGGCAGGGCTCTTCGCATAGCATCAAAGGCAGGCCAAGATGCAAAGGACAAGACCCGTGCAATTCCGTTAAGGACATAACTCTTCATCTTTCTTTCGCCTAAATCAAGACACGTTCCCTTTCTGGCTCTCCCTCGGCTCATATTGAATCCTATCACGTTAGCGACTACCTCATCTGTCTTGTGTCACAGAGTCCAGGTGACTCAAAGCCATTGACACGGTTTCAATCGCATTCTTAACCCCGCGTCTTGCAGTCAAGTGTATAGTTTATCAACATGGCTTACGCTGCTGCCTCTCCGTCCGCCTTGAATGGCGAGACTCAACCGGATCCAAAAGTCCCGTCAATCTCGAAACCTAAGCATACAAAACTCCCTCGTGTCATCACATCTCTTCCCCTAGCTCCGGCTCCTGCTTCGGCTCCTGTTCCTACTCGTACATCACCTCTTGCGACCACTCCGAACTCCTTGTTTCCTACCTACGTTCCTTCCAATGCTTCTAGCCCTTCCGGTACCCCCCTACAGACTGCCGCAGACGGGTCTTGCTGTCGTGTTCCATCTTACCCACTCGCCAACCCAGGTCCTTTCGAACTCGGTGATTCTATGATGGGAGCTCCGGAAAATGACAATGCTTCAGGTGATACCGTCATTCCCAACCCGTTCAGAGGACCTGGTTTGATGCGTCGTATATCTCGAGGCGCAGCCAACAAGCTCACGCGGAGGAGGGCATCGGCTTCCCAAAATGAAAAGCGCGACCGCAGCTCCGGTCCCGTCATCATGCGTCGTCGCAGGGACAGTAAAACCAGCACACAAGGTCGGGAAAGCGCCCTTGATTCGAGTAACGAAGATGACAGTATGGAGGCCCTCGATTCTCTGGGTGCCTGGCGCGGAGCCGAACCGTGCAGTCTTTCTAATGAAGATATACTACCTACCCCTGGTGGCGCTGTGGCAGCCCCAAAGGCTGATTCGGCCATCCAGCGCGGTACCCTGTTGACGAAAGTAACCAAGAAACGGCGGAAACAGGTACAATTCTTTCTGGACCTCGACACCGCCAAAGTCTACTGGGATGTCTCCAACCCAACCAAGCGGTTTTACATCGACGACATGAAAGAAATACGCGTCGGGGCGGATGCCCGCAACTACCGCGAAGAACACCAGGTCTCCGAAGATGCAGAAAGCCGCTGGTTCACGATCATCATTCTCGACTCTGAACGGTCTAAGGGCCGTACAGTCAAGACATTGCATCTAATCGCTCCAAACCGCCGCATTCTCGAGCTTTGGACCACAACTTTGGAGCACATTTCGCGATACAGAATCGGCCTCATGGCTGGCTTGGCTGGTTCCAGCCAGAGTGAGGCGGTTTTGAAGGCTCACTGGCAGCGTGAGATGTCGAGAATTTTTCCACAGGGCCTCAGGcctgatgaggaagaaagcCTCAACTTTGGAGCTATTGAGAGCGTGTGTCGCAGTTTGCACATTAACTTCTCGAAGAACATGCTTCGCGCTCAGTTTTCCAAAGCAGATGTTGGCCAAAAAGGGAGACTGAATTTCACCGAGTTCAAGGACTTCCTCAAGCggctgaaggagaggaaagaTATCAAGGAGATCTACAAAGCGCAAGCTGCAGACCATAAAGCCGGTCTTACAGTCGATGAATTCCTGTCCTTCTTACGCAACGAACAGAGGGAAGATGTTGACTCAGATTGTGCTCACTGGGTTTCGATCTTTGACAAGTTCGTTCGGAAGTCGAAGCCGCGTGGCGCTAATGTTCCCGAATGCCCAGTGACCCAGGATTCGCCGCGAATGGGCCTGGATGCTTTCTCCTCCTACATAACATCGGCTTGCAATGGCATCTATGCATCCAAGCCACCCCAATCAAGGTTCGATCGGCCCTTGAACGAGTATTTCATCTCAAGCTCTCACAACACCTACCTATTGGGACGTCAAGTGGCTGGAGCGTCCAGTACCGAGGCGTATATCACCGCTTTGACGCAGGGCTGTCGTTGTGTGGAGATTGATTGCTGGGACGGTGCCGATGGCCGACCGATCGTGTCGCACGGCAGGACCATGACCACCAGCGTTCTATTTGCGGATTGCATCTCGGTCATTAACCGTTATGCGTTCGTGGCCTGCGATTTCCCCGTCATTTTGTCCCTCGAAGTTCACTGCAATCCAGACCAACAGCTAGCAATGGTAAAGATCATGAAGGACACCTTCAAGGAAAAGCTCATTCTAGAGCCTTTGATCGCGAAGACCTTTATTTTGCCATCGCCTGAAGAACTGAAGGGTCGGATTTTGGTCAAAGTCAAGACGTGTGATGAAATCGAGGGAAGCATGCGACAAGATTCAGCACCCTTCTCGACAGCTACGACCGTCGCCACTTCACCCATCACGGGGCGTAAGCGTAGTTCGAGTTCGCCTTTCCTGCGTCCATCAGCAGCCGATATTCCTATTCCCGCCAGCCTTCCCCCTCTTTCCAGTCCTCCCACTATTCAACCCGATGGACCAGGTCCCATGATAACACAAGAAAGACGGTCGCTCACAACGACAAGCATGAGCAGTGCCACTGATGACAGCGACAGTGCTC
This Aspergillus chevalieri M1 DNA, chromosome 3, nearly complete sequence DNA region includes the following protein-coding sequences:
- the PLC1 gene encoding putative 1-phosphatidylinositol-4,5-bisphosphate phosphodiesterase Plc1 (BUSCO:EOG09260GIX;~COG:I;~EggNog:ENOG410PJKK;~InterPro:IPR000008,IPR015359,IPR011992,IPR001192, IPR017946,IPR011993,IPR035892,IPR000909,IPR002048, IPR037755,IPR001711;~PFAM:PF00387,PF09279,PF00388;~go_function: GO:0004435 - phosphatidylinositol phospholipase C activity [Evidence IEA];~go_function: GO:0005509 - calcium ion binding [Evidence IEA];~go_function: GO:0008081 - phosphoric diester hydrolase activity [Evidence IEA];~go_process: GO:0006629 - lipid metabolic process [Evidence IEA];~go_process: GO:0007165 - signal transduction [Evidence IEA];~go_process: GO:0035556 - intracellular signal transduction [Evidence IEA]), which translates into the protein MAYAAASPSALNGETQPDPKVPSISKPKHTKLPRVITSLPLAPAPASAPVPTRTSPLATTPNSLFPTYVPSNASSPSGTPLQTAADGSCCRVPSYPLANPGPFELGDSMMGAPENDNASGDTVIPNPFRGPGLMRRISRGAANKLTRRRASASQNEKRDRSSGPVIMRRRRDSKTSTQGRESALDSSNEDDSMEALDSLGAWRGAEPCSLSNEDILPTPGGAVAAPKADSAIQRGTLLTKVTKKRRKQVQFFLDLDTAKVYWDVSNPTKRFYIDDMKEIRVGADARNYREEHQVSEDAESRWFTIIILDSERSKGRTVKTLHLIAPNRRILELWTTTLEHISRYRIGLMAGLAGSSQSEAVLKAHWQREMSRIFPQGLRPDEEESLNFGAIESVCRSLHINFSKNMLRAQFSKADVGQKGRLNFTEFKDFLKRLKERKDIKEIYKAQAADHKAGLTVDEFLSFLRNEQREDVDSDCAHWVSIFDKFVRKSKPRGANVPECPVTQDSPRMGLDAFSSYITSACNGIYASKPPQSRFDRPLNEYFISSSHNTYLLGRQVAGASSTEAYITALTQGCRCVEIDCWDGADGRPIVSHGRTMTTSVLFADCISVINRYAFVACDFPVILSLEVHCNPDQQLAMVKIMKDTFKEKLILEPLIAKTFILPSPEELKGRILVKVKTCDEIEGSMRQDSAPFSTATTVATSPITGRKRSSSSPFLRPSAADIPIPASLPPLSSPPTIQPDGPGPMITQERRSLTTTSMSSATDDSDSALMSITQDKKRRQKSKITKPLSDLGVYTKGYKWHSFTSVDSQRYNHVYSFAERSFESICREHENKVMFEKHNRKYLTRVYPSGFRLRSSNFDPLKFWRRGVQMAALNWQTYDIGMQLNQAMFAAGTDRTGYILKPESLRVSDPFDAEKKLKAERKRVEFSVDVISAQQLPRPSSIGPDDNINPYIEIEMFSADDRGQSRVVGEGGMNASARNGISGLGFPHRRRTKIEQSNGYSPIFNDRFKLSLDTKYPDLVFVRWVVWSSPDGRTPGNNSVQLATFTAKLSSLSQGYRYLPLYDGSGDQFLFSTLFCKIAKKEPVPVARSEVEELRAERMGILRQISQTVFKRGTSTERDRDQQSEKGSESFASPEDRYTTSPVLTPTVSATSTTSSLPLS